The Epinephelus fuscoguttatus linkage group LG7, E.fuscoguttatus.final_Chr_v1 DNA window tattttagtagtcgactaatcagtttgagtaatttttcatagaaaagtagtATAAAAGTACCCccaaatactcttactgcagcttcttacgttcagatattggcagctttacacactctcccgtgacagtgaactaaaacccttcggcatgagtatgaaacaagacattagatgacgtaattttggggtttgggcgagacagaccgacatttttcaacattttaacacatttttcgataaaatgattagttgactaatcaaagaaataatcgacagattagtcgacaatgaaaataatcgttagtggcagccctactgtgaagaaacacacaacacacataacAAAATCTTCTTCTACCCTTTCCTGACAGGTGAGGGTCCAGTCTTGACGGTGTACAGTCTCCACCCTCGTCCTAAAGCCTGCGTTTCCCTGAGTGTGCTCCAGCACTACAGAATCCACGGGATAAGACCTAGAAGTCTGACGGCTGTCCCAGCACAGAGCTCTGCTGCAGGAACACATGGGAATAAGAATGATGGTTAGTACGAGCAGATGTTTGTGTTCACTGctctcttttttcatttctgctgttgTGTTCTGGGGAGTTGTTTCATTTCTTCACTTGATGGACAGATGTGTCTTCTTTTTGTGGTGATCTGCAAGAATTCAGCTGTAATTATGATTCTAAATAATAATGGGGATATTATCTTTGGCTTTGATGCTAGTTGAAGAAGTGTGGTGTTGGCAAAGAATTTCCACACACCATCAGCCCTCTAGTGATTATTATTcagatgttgtttttgtatttattgacTGTCATACGTTTACATAATCCCTTCTTGTGTATCAATCCTCAGAGCCAAGCTCCAACTCGAGCTCCACCTTCTATGACCTTGCAGTGTTTGGAGGCAAGGCCGTGAGGCTAATGAGGCTCCATGTGGATCTCCAGGATGACGAGCATCTGTGCTTGGAGGCTATGGGTCCCCTCATGGAGCTACAGGACTGGGCCCTGGATGTCCGCTGGCTCTCTGGAGACAAACACTCACTGCTCTGCGTGGCTGTAGCCCACAATAGTGCTCTCCTCCTGGATGTCACTACAGGAAAAGCGCTGGTGCAGCGCTCCTGTCTGGAGGGGTGTCTGCTGTACTCTGCCCTACTTCTGGTGCATGAATCCTGGGCGAATACCATCCTAGTTGGAGGGACTGTTTTCAACCAGCTGGTTCTCTGGAAGCCTGGAGGAGGAGACAACAGCCATGAATCTGAGCACAAAGCTCCAGTTGAGAAGCGTCTGCTGGGCCACAGCGGGGTCATCTTCAGCATCTCTTACCTCCAGGAGAAAGGATGGCTGGCTTCAGCCTCTGATGACCGCAGCGTAAGGGTTTGGGGTGTTGGCACTTTAGGGGGTCCTGGAGGGAAATGTGGGGACTTGAACCCGGCTTGTTTGAGGGTCCTATATGGACACCAGGCTAGGGTATTCTCGGTGCGTGTTTCTTCGGGTAATGTGTTCAGTGCGGGTGAAGACGGGGCCTGTTTGGTTTGGGACTGGGCTGGAGGTGGCAAGGTGGTTCGGACGTTGAAGGGACACCGAGCAGGTGGGGTTCGTGCACTTGCAGTCAGTGAGGGAACAGGAGATGAAGGGAGGTGGGTGGCTACAGGGGGGGCAGATGGAGGGGTGAGGTTGTGGAGGGTGGAAGGgagtgaggagagagaggagagaacagagGAAGCTGTCACAGAGAAGCTAACCGACCTAAAATTTCCTGGTCAAGGCTTGCCTAAAGCAGTTTGTATAGCAGGGGATAAAAACGCAAGTTGGAGTCAGACTAAGTTTGTGGTTTGCACTGACCAGGGAACGGTTTATCAGTACAGTGATGGGCAGTGGGAGCTGGTATGGCAAGGCACTCCTGAGTTTCAGTCTTATTGTGTGATGGAATTAACAACTGTCAACATAAAAGGCTCAGCAGCAGAAGTTAATTTGTGTGCTGTGGGAAACCTTAGCGGCTCCATACAGGTCTTCCCCATCTCTCATCCTCAGTGTGGGATTCTTCTCTCAGGTGGGTCAGGGAAGATCCATAGTCTCATTTGGCAAGAGGCAAAGGAAGGCTTGTATCTGCTAGCATCAGGCGCTGAAGGACTTGTCTGTCGCTGGTGTGTAGAGGCAGAATTAGATGAAAACTCTTCCTTGGCTCTCAGTGTAAATCCCTTGTCTCCTTTTCTCCTTCCTCCTTGTGCCAAACGCTGGCTGACAGCTGCAGTGCGCCTCCACTCCACGTCACAGGGGTTGCTGTGGGTGTGCGGGGACAGGAGAGGGTCCCTGCTTTTGTTTCAGGAAGAAGCAAAGCTGGAGCAAAAGATGGGAGATGAAAAAAGGGTGGATGAAGGCTCGCTGACAGGCAGGAAACAAACTGATGATGAGTGGACTGAGGAAAATGGAAGCGGTGGAAACAGAAAAGGTGAAATGATGGAGGAGAGAGGTGGCCTAAAGCTGCACCCACTGAGCTGCCTGTTTGGGGTGCATGGAAAACAGGGTGTAACTTCGGTGTATGAATACCAGGGACTGCTCTACAGCACTGGCAGGGACGGCTGTGTGAGGGTCTTCAGAGTGAATCTAACAACACCAGGAAATCTTACAGAGAAGAGTAATGGAGCGAGTGTTGAGAACAAAGGAGGGCTTCAGCTGGAGGTTCTCAGAGTCCAGCGGGCCTGTAAGGGTATGGAGTGGCTGGAGAGGGTTTTGATTCTTGAACCTGACATTCctgtggaagaggaggaggaggaagagcctGGAGAGGAATGCAAGAAACTTAATTTGACAGAAAAGCTGGAGgttagagaggagagaaaggaggaggggagcttcagaggagaaaagacagagaaCAAGGGAAGAGAAGCCAAGTTTGCCATTGTTGGCTTTCATGCTGTTCACTTTGTGGTGTGGGACCCGGTGAGGCAGGAGAGGCTGTTAGCGGTGCCTTGTGGTGGGGGGCATCGCTCCTGGTGTCTCTGGCCGTCCCACAAAGGGGTTTGGCCTGGATATGGAGCTCTGGTGTTCATCAAGCAGGGGGCTGTCTTGGCTTCGCAGCCCCCTGGAGAGGCATCGAGCTGGGCTGGGAAGGCAGGAAGGACTGGAGGATGGAGCCTGAGAGAGGGCGTCCATGGGAGGGGGATCGGGTGTGTTTGCAGGCTGGGGATGATAAGGGGAACTGGGAATGAGATTCAAACAAACAGTAGTGGAGATTTGACTGAAACTGAGGGAAGGGATGGGCTCGAAGATGAAGcaaaggacagagaggagggacaTTGGGAGATAGTggtgacaggaggagaggacacCAGCTTAACTGTCTTGGCGGTACATCCCAACTCTGGCAGCATCAAAGTTCTCTCAGTTATTACGGACCACATCTCAAGCGTTCGGACAGTGACAGCCGTGACACGTTCAGAGGGAGGAAGTGAAAATcagacacactctctctctgccctgcttGTGTCAGCTGGCGGGCGAGCTCAGATGCAGTGCTACCGGTTATTGATCGGCTGGGACAGGCAGAGACTGGTTCCCTCCTGCCAGGTGATCCAGGTGGCCAGTCACCGATTGGACGAACAGTGGGAGAGGAGGCGGAACCGACACAAGACGGTGAAAGTGGACCCAGAAACAAGGTTAGTTAATGGTTCCTTCCTTATCCTCGTAGAGACAGAATTTTCCATGTCCCGGTACTTTAAAgtgctttttctgtctgtcctatttttatttttttttttacctttattcCCTTCTTCATCAAGAAAAGTATACTTTCTCAGACATTTTTTGAAATCTGTATGTAAGAGATTTTTACAGGAAAAATGTGCTGAAGAATATCATTTGAATAATATTTCATTTGAAGCATAATTCACCCCATTTTTTGAAATCTGTATCTGTTCCAGTCTTACcagttgtgtctttgtgtttcaggTACATGTCTGTAGCGGTGGTGGATGAGAAGACAGACTGTGCTCTGCTGGCTCTGGCCTGCAGTGACGGAGCTCTCAGGTTGGTGCCCATCATAGGCATAATTAAAAGTTCTTTCTCATGAGCTGAAGTGTTACAGTATAAAGACAGAATGTTTTCCAACTGTTTTAATGCTCTCCAAATTAATATTTGGGGTAGCAGTGATGATTTTAACTGAATGTGAGAGAGTATATGTTGTTACTTGGCAAAGTACAGCTCAAATGTGGCTGAAGATATTTACTCTCCATATGTTTTTTATCGTCTTCATTGTGATGCTGTTTGATCTTGTTTTATCActccttttttgtcttttcacctACATTACTGTCTCTTCCAGGTTGTTCTCAGTCACTGAAGTTAAACATCAAATTGATTTGTTGTGGGAGACGTTTCACCACCAGCGCTGTGTGCTCAGCGTTTCCACCTGCAGCCTGGAGGATGGAAAAGGAAACAGGTGAgacaatgtttgtttgtttgttcttacATCCTGGACCTGAATTAGGTGACTGTTGTCACCATCATTATAAGTCATTGGTAGTCTTTCTTTGTAGGAACCCATCAGAACCAGACCACTGATTGTTTTTCgatacttttttttatattattttaaagcACATCATTTCAAAAaagaaggtccagtgtgtaggatttagagggatatattggcagaaattaaatgtaatataattagatgttttctgtagtgtataatcacctataaataagaattgttgcatttttattaccttagaatgagctgtttgtatctacatagggagcacgtcctcttccacggagtcagacatgttgcaccaccatgtttctacagtagcccacaatagacaaaccaaacaccggcTCTAgttagggccatttgtgtttttttgtgtcggccaccatagttagcagcctctcTATGAACAGCTGAAAAGCTTTGCAAAACACTAatttgtgacatgaaactgttttgttcagcgtttttactacttttaatcacctggttcgtttgttttggggaggagaagacctctgcagataatttggctcccagtagaAACCTCCTTAACAATGCAATCCTAATCGTTAGTTCACACTTGGCATATAAAAGAAGTTTCATTTAGTTTTAATCTGCCATCCTCACCACTACATGccacttaatcctacacactgctcctttaagagcTCAGTAAATTTAGGTTCAGTTTCTGACATGttgattctttttgttttgggaAAATATGAAGAAAGCCATCTCTCATGTACATGTTTGTATTAACTTCCCTCTCTCAGGTATAAGCTGCTGTTTAGTGCCGCAACAGATGGCAGAATTGCAGTGTGGGATATGACTGATGCTTCTTCTTTATCAACCACTACTTCGAGCAGTGCTCCAATTCCACCAATCCCCTGCCTCGATATTCACGCCCACCAGAGCGGCGTCAACTCATTGGCTGTTTGGGCAGAGAAACTGGGACAACAAGAGGGCGGTTGCCTGGTAACTGTTGCTAGCGGAGGGGATGATGGGCAGCTGACAGTGTCCACGATCAGGGTGCAGTACCCAGAGGACGGAGAGACTGGGGGCAGCAGAGGGATTTCTCAGATTTCTGAACAAGTGATTTCTCAGCAAACCCAGTTCCAAATCCCAAACCAGCTTCATCTCCATCTCCACTCCCAGTCCCACATCCCGCTGGCTCACGCTGCCCCGCTGACTGCTCTGAAACTCCTGAGCCCAGGCCTGGTGGTCTCCACTTCATCAGATCAGAGGGTTTGCCTGTGGAGGGTCAGCACTACCAGTATCAGCCACGCTGGGGCGCTGTGTTCACATGTTGCAGATGCTGCAGGACTGGCAGTGTGGGAAGGCCAGATgattgaggaggaggaggagggaaatgaAAAGAGGGAAACAAGATTTGAGCCTGAGCAGGAGATTGTAATTTGGAGAGGGAAGAGAAATCAGACAGGATTAAAGACGCTGTGTAAGACAGCAGCACAGTTCAATACAGATAAGCAAACACTGGGCGAGGCCGAGGATGGAGGACCTGTTGAAGCCATGAGCGAGACAGGTGACCCAGTTTGTCAAACCAGTGATGAAAAGGGAGGAGAGACAGCTGGTGAATGTAGAAATCAAACAGAGACTGACAGCGTGggtgagacagagagtgaggtAAACACTGAGATGGGTTTCAAGGCTTCCTGTGAGAGCAAGAAAACAAAGATGGGATGGGTGCTGGTCTGCGGTCAGGGCTTCCAGCTACTCCGGGTCCAAAATACAGAGATGGATGCAGAGGTGTGGGCCgcaggaggagaaaaggagaaggTGGATCACAGAGTTAAAGTGACTTAGCCGGTAAAGTCAACATAAGTGGAATAAAAAGATAGCAGTGGTCCAAACAATCACTTTCTCTATGGAcacaattaaaaacatatatttatgaATGAGCTGTAAGATTCATTAATAACAGCTGCATGAATTGATATCAAATGAATGTTACTTtggtaattttttaaattacatttttaataaagtttatttattgtCCAGTTTTCTCATTATTTACAGAGTACATAATTATTTTaggcatttatttattattcggCTCAATGAACATATAATATTCTATTTTGGGAAGAGGCGATACTTCAAGCAGGAATatcaccaaaaaataaaaacagttttctctCCCAGAGTTTTAGACTTATAAGAGTTTGTCAAAAGCCTGTTGTTAATTTCTGCTAGCCTGaaaaaatccaaagtgtgggtcTGGAATCTGGCGACATTTCTGCTTGTAACAGCACCGAAACCATTTGGTGCTCATTAAgttaaaaagatttaaatctTCATTGTCATTTCAAGAGAACATTTAAACCGTCTCTGATGTGTTTGAGCCATCTGTGGCCTCCTTTAGGGAGCAGCGCAACACTGCACAAAGATGGCTGAAACGACTGGTGTTATTTTCAGTACAGCATAATACATCTCGACCAGCCAGGAAATAAAGCCATGTACTTGAGGAGAGTCTCGGGACTCAATTTTCAGTAAGAACAAGGCCAAACCAAAGACTGCCTTCACCAAATGTCTCCAAATTCCACAAAATATTTGGGAGATTTACGGCTTATATGTAGTTTATGGTTAAAATGTCACCCAGGCAAACACCAACTCCTGAGATGcccacaaaaacacatcatcagtGCACTGTGACagacttaaagggccagttcaccccaaaattaagagaacatatttttcctcttccgTGTAGTGGTGTTCATCTGTcaggattgttttggtgtgagttgccgactTTTGGCAATATCGGCtgaagagatgtctgccttctctacaatataatggaactagatggcactcagcttgtggtgctcaaagcgtcAAAAACATacacttgaaaaactcaacagtaatgtctctttccagaaatcatgacccaacTACTCAAGAtaaaccacagaccttgttgtgagcagttacaTGTAGGAAGTATTTTCTTTCAGCCAAACTACACCCAACAACTGAATCACctcacagaaggaagtgtgcatcgatggctgatatctccaacactcagcaactcacactaaaacaatctgcATTGAtcaatagcactacaggtaagaggaaaactatgtattttggatttgggagtgagctgtcccttttaaAACCAGTAGATCACACATGATACATAAGAAAAGGGCAACATATACAAACTGTGACAAGTGAGTGCAATGTCACAATCTGCAcgagttgtttttaaaataaatgacaccCCGTAAAGTGGGGTGAATCCCTGAGTAGACTTGACTTGTCCTGTGGAGCTGTGGTTTCAATTCTGGAAGTCtacttgaatttgtgaagaccAATTTTGAATGTTTGCCCTAAAGTTTTTTCCAGTCCCCACCAACCTGTGTGTATCCAGCAACATGTAGCTAAAGaaagaaagtgtttgtttttgggatcaTTAAAGACCCCATTTTTATATGCAAGTGTGAACATGGAGTGTGTGATTGGTCGAAGGTGAGGGTTTGTATAACAGTGCCCACTCACACTGTGATCgtgttgtgtgtctgcatgtgcatgtgtgctgaAATGCTAATGTAGCACCATTGAAGAAGAATGTGTTGTGATATGAAATGCTAATACCGCTTAAGTGGCAGGTTGATATGGAAGTGTGTGCACAATTATTTGcatatttagtgtgtgtgtgtcggcctGGTATGCAAATGTAGCTGTGTCAGATGAAGTGTGAGACAGCGAGCAGCATGTTCACCTGCTCCACGTTAAATGTCATACGCTGTagatcaaagtgtgtgtgtgtggtgggagtGTGTGTTGCTTCACAATCACCTGCCTGGACTTTAAATGTAGATATCAGATGATGTGTGTACCACAattcctgtgtgtgtggattagtgtgtgtgtctataatGCTGGTGTTACAGAAGACATTGGCTAAATGAGATGTGTGTATGCCTACCTGTGCATGCTTTTGTCAATATCTGTGTGTCTATTTGTGTAGGTGCAGAGAGCCAGGTGGGGGTCAGAGCCCATGAAGGGGCCGACTGCAGGTATCcatgaatattttaatattttagccCCGTCTCACGTTGCCTTTTGTCAAGCTCCCATCTCACCACCTGCCACTCACAACGGAGAGAAAGacggaggaagagaggaagatggagagttAATGTCACCCTGAAAATGAACAGTgaagggggaggaagaggggaggagaaaaGAGGGGATGGAAGATGAAAGCTCCCACGTTCAAGGGTAACCCTGCCACCCTTCGTCTTTGTTCAAgggacagaaagaaaaggagaaggaaggagagaaagcAAGAGCCAAAGTGCCTGTGTTACACCACTATCACTTACAAGGGGAAGAATGggtgagagaaaagaggagggagagtgaCAGTGCTGACATGGTAAAGGTGCAGGCGGGTGAGGAGGGTGAAAAAAGGGGGGAGCCGAAATGGAGAAGGCACCTGCTGCACTGAGCGTCACTGCTAATGTTTGTTGGGTCCcagaagagaaagaggggtgaGCAGAGGCAGAGAAATGAAGGAGAGGACTGACTGATGAGTGAGGAAGTGTAAAATGAGAGAGGAAGATGCTCCCCAAGAACAGGATGCTTATCTGGGATAAATTTTATGTTTAAGGCAAGACTAAGAAAAGATGAGAATTAGTCATCTTGAGTCTTCAAACAACATgtggagagagaggaagtgacttTGGAAGCCAGCTTGAGAAGTCATTAACGTCTGTAGTGATGAAGGGCTGGTAGGGAAATTGTCCCTGCATGCTTATGACAACCCTGGTGTGGTAGTGTGTATCTGTGAGGCATGCTTTGCTTGATGCAGGAGGACGAGGGATAAGTGCTCTGCTGCCTAAGTACAGAAGGAGTGACATCGAAGAGGTATAGCCTACGCACACTCTCACAGCTTTCCATCACTACTTCTGACAATGTGACATTTC harbors:
- the wdr6 gene encoding WD repeat-containing protein 6 — protein: METAALVAPVTAVEFLQDAFLLTGEGPVLTVYSLHPRPKACVSLSVLQHYRIHGIRPRSLTAVPAQSSAAGTHGNKNDEPSSNSSSTFYDLAVFGGKAVRLMRLHVDLQDDEHLCLEAMGPLMELQDWALDVRWLSGDKHSLLCVAVAHNSALLLDVTTGKALVQRSCLEGCLLYSALLLVHESWANTILVGGTVFNQLVLWKPGGGDNSHESEHKAPVEKRLLGHSGVIFSISYLQEKGWLASASDDRSVRVWGVGTLGGPGGKCGDLNPACLRVLYGHQARVFSVRVSSGNVFSAGEDGACLVWDWAGGGKVVRTLKGHRAGGVRALAVSEGTGDEGRWVATGGADGGVRLWRVEGSEEREERTEEAVTEKLTDLKFPGQGLPKAVCIAGDKNASWSQTKFVVCTDQGTVYQYSDGQWELVWQGTPEFQSYCVMELTTVNIKGSAAEVNLCAVGNLSGSIQVFPISHPQCGILLSGGSGKIHSLIWQEAKEGLYLLASGAEGLVCRWCVEAELDENSSLALSVNPLSPFLLPPCAKRWLTAAVRLHSTSQGLLWVCGDRRGSLLLFQEEAKLEQKMGDEKRVDEGSLTGRKQTDDEWTEENGSGGNRKGEMMEERGGLKLHPLSCLFGVHGKQGVTSVYEYQGLLYSTGRDGCVRVFRVNLTTPGNLTEKSNGASVENKGGLQLEVLRVQRACKGMEWLERVLILEPDIPVEEEEEEEPGEECKKLNLTEKLEVREERKEEGSFRGEKTENKGREAKFAIVGFHAVHFVVWDPVRQERLLAVPCGGGHRSWCLWPSHKGVWPGYGALVFIKQGAVLASQPPGEASSWAGKAGRTGGWSLREGVHGRGIGCVCRLGMIRGTGNEIQTNSSGDLTETEGRDGLEDEAKDREEGHWEIVVTGGEDTSLTVLAVHPNSGSIKVLSVITDHISSVRTVTAVTRSEGGSENQTHSLSALLVSAGGRAQMQCYRLLIGWDRQRLVPSCQVIQVASHRLDEQWERRRNRHKTVKVDPETRYMSVAVVDEKTDCALLALACSDGALRLFSVTEVKHQIDLLWETFHHQRCVLSVSTCSLEDGKGNRYKLLFSAATDGRIAVWDMTDASSLSTTTSSSAPIPPIPCLDIHAHQSGVNSLAVWAEKLGQQEGGCLVTVASGGDDGQLTVSTIRVQYPEDGETGGSRGISQISEQVISQQTQFQIPNQLHLHLHSQSHIPLAHAAPLTALKLLSPGLVVSTSSDQRVCLWRVSTTSISHAGALCSHVADAAGLAVWEGQMIEEEEEGNEKRETRFEPEQEIVIWRGKRNQTGLKTLCKTAAQFNTDKQTLGEAEDGGPVEAMSETGDPVCQTSDEKGGETAGECRNQTETDSVGETESEVNTEMGFKASCESKKTKMGWVLVCGQGFQLLRVQNTEMDAEVWAAGGEKEKVDHRVKVT